A stretch of Perognathus longimembris pacificus isolate PPM17 chromosome 1, ASM2315922v1, whole genome shotgun sequence DNA encodes these proteins:
- the LOC125350594 gene encoding olfactory receptor 2AE1, translating into MWEGNQSSLADFILEGLLDDSFAHLFLFSLILAVFLIAVGGNSLTILLICADGRLHTPMYLLLSQLSLMDLMHVSSTIPKMAANYLSGKKSISFVGCGTQHFFYLWMGSAECLLLTLMSYDRYVAICHPLRYTVLMSRRVVLMMAALSWLGGSVNSLIHTVVLMRFPFCGAREIQHFYCEYPAVVKLVCADITAYESTVYTSSLVLLLVPILLVSASYASILHSVARMRSAGRKRLAFATCSSHLTVVALFFGACIFSYMRPRSQHTALQDKVGSVFYSIITPTLNPLIYTLRNKDVAKALRKVLRRDTS; encoded by the coding sequence ATGTGGGAGGGGAACCAGAGTTCCCTGGCAGACTTCATCCTTGAGGGCCTCTTGGACGACTCCTTTGCccacctctttcttttctccttgatCTTGGCTGTCTTCCTCATCGCAGTAGGTGGCAATTCCCTCACCATCCTCCTCATTTGTGCAGACGGCCGCTTGCACACTCCCATGTACCTGCTGCTGAGCCAGCTCTCCCTCATGGACCTGATGCACGTGTCCAGCACCATCCCCAAGATGGCAGCCAACTATCTCTCTGGGAAGAAATCCATTTCCTTTGTGGGCTGTGGGACTCAACACTTCTTCTACCTGTGGATGGGCAGTGCCGAGTGCCTGCTCTTAACGCTCATGTCCTacgaccgctatgtggccatctgtcaCCCTCTGCGTTACACTGTGCTCATGAGCAGAAGGGTGGTCCTGATGATGGCTGCCCTGTCATGGCTGGGTGGATCTGTGAATTCCCTCATCCACACAGTGGTCCTCATGCGTTTCCCGTTCTGTGGAGCTCGGGAGATCCAGCACTTCTACTGTGAGTACCCAGCGGTGGTGAAGTTGGTGTGTGCTGACATCACTGCCTATGAGAGCACCGTATACACCAGCAGCCTCGTCCTTCTCCTTGTCCCCATCCTCCTGGTGTCCGCCTCCTACGCCTCCATCCTCCACAGTGTGGCCCGCATGCGCTCAGCTGGCAGGAAGAGGCTTGCCTTTGCCACCTGCAGCTCTCACCTCACGGTGGTTGCACTCTTTTTTGGGGCATGCATCTTCTCCTATATGCGACCCCGGTCTCAGCACACTGCACTGCAGGACAAAGTTGGGTCTGTGTTCTACAGTATAATCACCCCCACCCTCAACCCCCTCATCTACACACTCCGCAATAAGGATGTCGCCAAGGCACTGAGAAAAGTGTTGAGGCGAGATACTTCATGA